In one window of Bizionia sp. M204 DNA:
- the pseI gene encoding pseudaminic acid synthase: protein MKIGNRAIGGTNPCFIIAELSANHNGDLDVAIETIRAAKKTGADAIKLQTYTPDTLTIDCDNAHFKIEGGTLWDGKTLYELYGEAFTPWEWHKKLFEVAKEEGLICFSSPFDKTAVDFLEELQVPAYKIASFEIQDIPLIEYAASKGKPIIMSTGIAEESDIKLAVDACRRVGNNDIILLKCTSSYPAPLELANLNTIPDLKTRFNVEVGFSDHTYGSLAPVVATTLGATVIEKHFILNKDIGGPDADFSLDVDEFTELVDKVRDTEKLLGKVSYDISEKVKNNRKFARSLFVVQDVKSGDIISEENIRSIRPGYGLHPKYYNEILGKKFVSAVKRGEPLTLKMMESL from the coding sequence ATGAAAATAGGAAATAGAGCTATAGGTGGTACTAATCCATGTTTTATAATTGCAGAATTATCTGCAAATCATAATGGAGATTTAGATGTTGCTATTGAAACAATTAGAGCAGCAAAAAAAACGGGAGCAGATGCTATCAAGCTTCAAACATATACGCCAGATACGCTAACAATTGATTGTGATAATGCGCATTTTAAAATTGAAGGAGGCACATTATGGGACGGCAAAACTTTATATGAATTATATGGTGAAGCATTCACGCCATGGGAGTGGCATAAAAAATTGTTTGAAGTAGCAAAGGAGGAAGGTTTAATTTGTTTCTCATCACCTTTTGATAAAACAGCAGTCGATTTTCTTGAAGAACTTCAGGTGCCTGCTTATAAAATTGCTTCTTTTGAAATTCAAGACATTCCTTTAATTGAGTATGCGGCTTCCAAGGGAAAGCCCATTATTATGTCAACTGGTATTGCAGAAGAATCAGATATTAAGTTAGCTGTTGATGCTTGTCGTAGGGTAGGAAATAATGACATTATATTATTAAAATGTACATCCTCTTATCCTGCACCTTTAGAACTGGCAAACCTAAATACAATTCCAGATTTAAAAACACGTTTTAATGTAGAGGTCGGCTTTAGCGATCATACCTATGGTTCTTTAGCACCTGTAGTGGCCACCACTTTAGGGGCAACCGTTATAGAAAAACATTTTATATTAAATAAAGATATTGGCGGTCCTGATGCTGATTTTTCATTAGATGTAGATGAATTTACGGAATTGGTTGATAAGGTTCGAGATACCGAAAAATTGCTAGGAAAGGTGTCCTATGATATTTCGGAAAAAGTTAAAAATAACAGAAAGTTTGCACGATCACTGTTTGTAGTTCAAGATGTTAAGTCTGGTGACATAATTTCAGAAGAAAATATACGCTCAATTAGACCCGGATATGGATTACATCCTAAATATTACAATGAAATTTTAGGTAAAAAGTTTGTGAGTGCTGTAAAAAGAGGTGAGCCCTTGACCCTTAAAATGATGGAAAGTTTATAA
- a CDS encoding methionyl-tRNA formyltransferase has translation MLTIGVLCSGGLGLDTLKKIAKDYTVQFVLTDSNSIGIIDFAKSHRIPYFAGNPRNNRGYDFIKNYNVDIIASVNYLFLIEEDIIAHANKLTFNIHGSLLPKYRGRTPHVWAIINGETSAGITAHVIDASCDTGKIIHQIEVPIKPNDTGAIMLEKYAEAYYPLIKRVLYDLDNNQLKLTAQNENQATYFGKRTPDDGEINWNWNAEVIRNWVRAQAIPYPGAFTYLNNKKIIIDKVSETNLETTNVHTNGEILQIDPAIIVKVENGAVSLDVIRTENCTFTIGNILGNENRK, from the coding sequence ATGTTAACAATTGGAGTACTTTGTAGTGGTGGTTTGGGGTTGGATACGCTTAAAAAAATAGCAAAGGACTACACCGTTCAATTTGTTTTAACAGATTCTAATTCCATAGGAATTATTGATTTTGCAAAAAGTCATAGAATTCCTTATTTTGCAGGTAATCCAAGAAATAATAGGGGTTACGATTTCATTAAAAACTATAATGTAGACATTATTGCTTCGGTTAATTATTTATTTTTAATTGAAGAAGATATAATTGCTCATGCCAATAAATTAACGTTTAATATTCATGGTTCACTATTACCTAAATACCGAGGTAGAACACCACATGTTTGGGCTATTATTAATGGCGAAACAAGCGCTGGTATAACGGCACATGTAATAGATGCGTCTTGCGATACAGGAAAAATAATTCATCAAATAGAAGTGCCGATAAAACCAAATGATACCGGAGCTATAATGCTTGAAAAGTACGCGGAAGCCTATTACCCATTAATAAAAAGGGTATTGTATGATTTGGATAATAATCAACTAAAGTTAACGGCGCAAAATGAAAATCAGGCTACTTACTTTGGTAAACGAACACCTGACGACGGCGAAATTAATTGGAATTGGAATGCAGAAGTTATAAGAAACTGGGTAAGAGCGCAAGCAATACCGTATCCTGGAGCCTTTACTTACCTCAACAACAAAAAAATAATTATTGATAAAGTTTCTGAAACCAATTTAGAAACAACTAACGTTCATACAAATGGTGAAATCTTACAAATTGACCCTGCAATCATTGTGAAAGTAGAAAATGGAGCCGTGAGCTTGGATGTTATACGAACAGAAAATTGTACTTTTACCATTGGAAATATATTAGGAAATGAAAATAGGAAATAG